The genomic DNA AATCTCTGTCTGACAACAGGGGAAAAACCAGATTCGGCTCTTTTCGCTTTGCCGCCACACGCATCTTTGTTAACCTTGTATCGCATGTCTGGGTTTCCCTTTTTCGTCAATGGACCCGCATGGAGCATCTCTACCCTGTTTTCCCTTATCCTTGCATCTGGACttccgtttttgttttttccgtcTTCCAAATACAGTTGACGGTTTTCTCGACATCGCATATCTGGTTGGCCATCTTTGCGTAGTAGTCTTTTCCCTGGTTGATTCTTACTACTCAGAGGGGGCTGAGGCCAAGTTTGGTAGTCTGGTGCTGATACTGAAGATAGCCCGTCGCAATCGTTAAGAAATTGAGGCTCTGGTGAATATCGGGATGCGTCATCTGAACGATCTTCGATGTATTCGTACGGCTCATCCATAGTGCTGCCTTCTCTGTTGTTTCTCGTCACCCCTTTGTTTGGTCTCCAGTTGATTTCTCTGGCCTGCTGTTCGTTGAAACTCAGACTGCAATCTTGTTCAAAGGACTCCGAAACTGAAGAATTTGTTAGAAGTGCAGTGCTCTCCGACTGCTGACGAGAGTACGAGGATGTCGCGTCAGCGAAGGCTTGTGCAACgtcttcctcttcctcctcgTCTTCGTCGTCATCAGTTTCCTCCTCACCAACCGTTGAAGTTGTTAAGGATGTTTTCGTGCTGGTCGCAGCTGGGGCCAACTTCAGTCGAGCTCTTTGGAGTTCTTGAAAACATCGAGAACACTTTCCAATGCGGTCGTCGCTTTCCACTGCCTGTAAGAAATCCATGCTCGTGTGCTCGAAACGAATACATGGCAATAATTCGCATATGAATGGCAAACGGGAAGACTCGTCATCCTCTATCCAACTCATGATAGCATAAAATACATCTTCTTCACTCTCAACACCGAGTGCTTCGTTCGCGATGATATCCTTCAGATCTTCAAACAGCAATGAATTTAACTCATTCTCTTTTTGCAAATCACTAAAATTTCGGACAATATAGCTCATCACAGCCTTTTCTAGCTTTTTTGCGTACTCAGAGGCCAATTCTCGTGCTAGGGCCAAGATACCAACCACATCAAAGGTATCAAGTCTTTCCATCAGCCAATCGCAACAGGTTCTCGCAAGAGCAGGCAATTGGTATATGCATGCAGCTCTGAGTAAGCTACCTATATTCTGAGCGTTCAGTGTGATTTCCGCACAGTAAATGTATTCCACAAAATCATGGAGTGAACCAGGCGAGATTTCCAGGCGAATGCTCTTGCTATCACCAGAAGAAGATCTTCCGTCTCCTAAAACTTCCATAAGGATGGGCGAAGCTGCCGCGATGAGTGCTCCGTGTACTTCGCATTGCGTTTCACCATTGTTGTCTTCCAAAAGGGTCGTGGTGAATTCCTTATCGCAAAACATCTCAAACAATTTACAAAGCACAGCTTCGTGATCGTGAAACACAACTTCAAGGGAGCCGCTCTTTTCCTGCACATTTTTGCACTGCTCACACGTGTCTCGCAGAAAGTCGATATCGTACTTCACTGCAAAGTTGTAAAGATCCTCGAAATCAAGGGCTTCCCTGTCCACTGTGATTTTAGACTGGTAAATAAAACACCTAAAAAACTTAAGAAGCTCCTTCGTCATCTCGTTAAGCA from Montipora capricornis isolate CH-2021 chromosome 2, ASM3666992v2, whole genome shotgun sequence includes the following:
- the LOC138032230 gene encoding uncharacterized protein, with the protein product MENLAGMQENEELLTDIEVCTHSRKYSKKFHCMLLASCSPVVKNLLLKRATKLSQEPIVLNEMTKELLKFFRCFIYQSKITVDREALDFEDLYNFAVKYDIDFLRDTCEQCKNVQEKSGSLEVVFHDHEAVLCKLFEMFCDKEFTTTLLEDNNGETQCEVHGALIAAASPILMEVLGDGRSSSGDSKSIRLEISPGSLHDFVEYIYCAEITLNAQNIGSLLRAACIYQLPALARTCCDWLMERLDTFDVVGILALARELASEYAKKLEKAVMSYIVRNFSDLQKENELNSLLFEDLKDIIANEALGVESEEDVFYAIMSWIEDDESSRLPFICELLPCIRFEHTSMDFLQAVESDDRIGKCSRCFQELQRARLKLAPAATSTKTSLTTSTVGEEETDDDEDEEEEEDVAQAFADATSSYSRQQSESTALLTNSSVSESFEQDCSLSFNEQQAREINWRPNKGVTRNNREGSTMDEPYEYIEDRSDDASRYSPEPQFLNDCDGLSSVSAPDYQTWPQPPLSSKNQPGKRLLRKDGQPDMRCRENRQLYLEDGKNKNGSPDARIRENRVEMLHAGPLTKKGNPDMRYKVNKDACGGKAKRAESGFSPVVRQRLGPSKKDGTLDMRYKINREAVVACSYPSGEFNRTLPGAGCLPRKVPYCFGINAGPKKKDGTPDMRFKVNKQLYASSPAPCSSPSGPLKKNGTPDMRYAVNKQGFVSTRLSSTARGPLKKNGTPDMRYKANKRC